The region CCGCGCGGGAAATCTGGACCGGACACATGATCGGGGTGGAAGAAGCCCGCCGCCGGACCGGGATCACCCAGGTTTGGCCAAGTGAAGAATTCGACGCCTTCGTGGAGGCCGTCCTCCACGGCGTGGCCTATGAAAAACGTCTCTCCGATGACGCAGGGGATTACCGGGCCATCGGCGAATCCGTCGAGAACGGAACGCCCGTGCCCGTCTGGCTCCTGGCCGACGCCAGTTCCAGGTACGGCAGCCGGTATCCGAAAGCCCTTCGGTTCGCCTCGGAGTCCGCCCGTTTTCCCGCCGTCCAGATACGGCTGGCGACCGGGCTGTTCCGGGACCTGCGCGTCGTCAAATCGGACTGGGAGCTGCAGCGGCTTCAGCGCGCCGTCGACATCACCCGCCTGGCGCAGCGCGCCATCATGCGCCGGGCAAGCAGTCAGGGCGGTACTCGCGGACCGGGCGGCCGGGGCGGCACTTCCGCCACAACGGGACCAGCCGGACCAGGCGGCCCGGGCGGAACACTGAACGAATCCGTACTCGACGGCATCATTCTTTCCACCTATCGCACGCACGGCGCGCACTGGGGTTTCCCGTCCATCGTGGCTTCGGGACCCAATGCCACGACCCTGCACTACGAGGAAAACAACCGGGAGATCGCAAGCGGCGAACTCGTCCTGGCCGATATCGGCGCGGCCGTCGGATACTACACGGCCGACGTCACGCGGACGTTCCCGGTCGGCGGGGTTTTCTCGGAAGCACAGCGCGAAATCTACGAGGTCGTCCTCGAGGCCCATGCCCGGGGCGTCGCCGCCGTCCGGCCGGGCATGACCATGCGCAGGGTGCATGAGGTGGCGCGGAAGGTGATCGCGGACGGACTCCTGAAACTGGGGCTGATCACAAGTACATCGGGAAACCAGTACCGCATGTGGTATATGCACGGCACGAGCCACTGGATCGGGCTGGACGTCCATGACGTGGGCGGAAGGGACATGCCCTTCAGGCCGGGCATGGTGATCACGGTGGAACCGGGCATCTACGTCCGGGAGGACACGCTGGTGAACCTCGACGACACGTCGCGGAACCGGGCGCTCATCGAGGCGATACGGCCCGCCTTCGAGCGATACCGGAATATCGGGGTACGCGTCGAAGACGACGTATTGGTGACCGAAGACGGACACCGGGTGCTGTCGGAAGGCACGCCCCGGACGATCGAGGAAATCGAAGCCTTCATGGCGAATCCCGACGGCAGGTAATCCCCTGCCGCGGGCTAACGGGATGGATTCATGACCGCGGACCGGATGCTTACCGTGGAGGAGGCCCAGGAGATCGTGCTGGATTCGGTCTCCGTCTCGGGTATCGAGCGCGTGCCGCTGGCCGAGAGCCAGGACCGGGTGCTCGCCGAAGACGTGGCGCCCAGGTTCGACGTGCCGCCCCAGGACAACTCCTCCGTCGACGGTTATGCCGTCCGGGCCGAGGACACCTCCGGCGCATCGGAGGACGCTCCCTGCCGCCTCGAGGTCCTCGAAGAGATCCCCGCGGGTACCGTTCCCTCCGCGCACGTGGTTCCCGGCAAGTCTTCGCGCATCATGACCGGCGCCTTCCTCCCCGGAGGCGCGGACGCTGTCGTCATGGTGGAGCACACCAGGCAGCACGCCGAAGGTGTAGAGATCCTGAAATCGGTAACGCCGGGCCAGAACGTACGCTACCGGGGAGAAGACGTAAAACAGGGCCAGCAGGTCCTTTTCGCCGGCGCCGAAATCGGTCCGGGCGAGATCGGCCTCCTGGCGGCCTTCCAGCGGTCCCAGGTCGCGGTGCGCAGGCGCCCGGCCGTGGCCATCCTTTCCACGGGTGACGAGGTCGTCGACATCGACGAACAACTCACCCCGGGAAAAATCGTCAACAGCAACAGCTATTCCCTGGCCGCGCTCGTGCGGGCATGCAACGGCCGGCCGGTCAACCTGGGCATCGCCAGGGACAGCGAAGCGGAGATCTCGAAAGCCATACGGTCGGCGCTGCGCGCGGATATCGTCCTTTCCACCGGCGGCGTTTCCGTGGGAGACTACGACTATGTGAAAAAAGTGCTGGAAGACCTCGGCACGGACATGCGTTTCTGGCGGGTGAAGATGAAGCCGGGCAAACCCCTCGCCTACGGGTTGCTCCAGGGCAAGCCGTTCTTCGGTCTGCCGGGCAATCCCGTTTCCTGCATGGTCTCCTTCCTCCTCTTCGCGCGGCCCGCCATGCGGAAGATGATGGGTTACGGCCCCCATGACTGGCGCCTGCCCACGGTCCAGGCGGAACTCGAGAACGATCTGACGGCCGGCGGGGACCGGCGGCACTATCTGCGCGCCAGGATCACCTGTACCGGAGGCCGGTTCTACGCCTCGACCGTCGCGGGCCAGGGATCCGGCATGCTCAGTTCCATGACCGGGACCAACGGTCTCGTCGTCGTGGAAACGGGCGTAACCTCCGTGCCCCGCGGATCCGAGGTCCAGGTGCTGCTGATGGGTGCGGCCGGATTCGGCGCGGCCGGAACAAGCGACGGGACCATTCAGGGCGCAGCCGGAAAGGATTCACCGTGAGGACCGCGCGATGATCTCCGTTATCGAAGCCCGGGACACCATTCTGGACCGGATCCGTCCAATCGGCGTGGAGCGCGTCGACATCGCTTCCGCGCGCGACCGGGTACTTGCCGAAGACGTCCACGCCACGAGGAACCAGCCGCCCTGGGACAACTCGGCCATGGACGGCTACGCGGTGCGGGCCGAGGATACGGTACCCTCGTCGCCGGATTCCCCGGCGGAGTTGGAGATCGTCGAGGACCTTCCCGCCGGATACGTGGCCAAACGCGCCGTCGGACCGGGACAGGCGATCCATATCATGACGGGCGCGCCGGTGCCCGATGGCGCCGATACCATCGTCCGCGCCGAACGCTCCCTGAGACTCGATGAGCGTCGCGTACGCATTCTCCAGGCCGTGGAACCCGGGACGGACCTTCGCCGGGCCGGCGAAGACCTTTGCGAAGGGGACCTTATCATCCCGTCCGGCATGCTGGTCCGGCCGGCCGAAGTGGGCCTGCTGGCGTCCACCAACCGCTCACAGGTGTCGGTCTACCGCCGGCCAAGGGTTGCCATTCTGTCCACCGGCGACGAGATCGTCGACGTGGACGAGCCGCTCGAGGACGGCAAGATCGTGGACAGCAACGGATACGCCCTTTCCGCGCTGGTGGCGGACGCCGGCGGCATACCTTTGAGGCTGGGAATCTGTCCCGATACGCAGGACGCACTGGAAGAAGCGCTGCGCGACGGAATCCTGGCGGACGCGGTCATCACTTCGGGTGGGGTCTCGGTGGGAGAATACGATTACGTCAAGGCCGCCCTCGAGGCCGTTGGCACTTCCATGGCCTTCTGGAAGGTGTCCATGACACCCGGTCGTCCCCTCGCCTTCGGCTCCATCGACGACACCATCTTGTTCGGCCTGCCCGGTAACCCGGTGGCGTCCATGGTGACCTTCGAGCTCTTCATGCGTCCCGCCCTGCTCAAGATGCAGGGATACACCCACA is a window of Gemmatimonadota bacterium DNA encoding:
- a CDS encoding aminopeptidase P family protein, which codes for MKPSPEFGLFAAGSALRTARTSLRTARASLRTARATPGIATHKLGPVFSAVLCTIFTAALWGTALYGVTSASPAAAQTGSLSITEDPGPVPVAELAERRTRILDGMGSGIMILFGAEPKVFSNDVNYPYRQESNLFYLTGISQPGATLVLVSGNRSQKEILFLPRRDPAREIWTGHMIGVEEARRRTGITQVWPSEEFDAFVEAVLHGVAYEKRLSDDAGDYRAIGESVENGTPVPVWLLADASSRYGSRYPKALRFASESARFPAVQIRLATGLFRDLRVVKSDWELQRLQRAVDITRLAQRAIMRRASSQGGTRGPGGRGGTSATTGPAGPGGPGGTLNESVLDGIILSTYRTHGAHWGFPSIVASGPNATTLHYEENNREIASGELVLADIGAAVGYYTADVTRTFPVGGVFSEAQREIYEVVLEAHARGVAAVRPGMTMRRVHEVARKVIADGLLKLGLITSTSGNQYRMWYMHGTSHWIGLDVHDVGGRDMPFRPGMVITVEPGIYVREDTLVNLDDTSRNRALIEAIRPAFERYRNIGVRVEDDVLVTEDGHRVLSEGTPRTIEEIEAFMANPDGR
- a CDS encoding molybdopterin molybdotransferase MoeA, coding for MTADRMLTVEEAQEIVLDSVSVSGIERVPLAESQDRVLAEDVAPRFDVPPQDNSSVDGYAVRAEDTSGASEDAPCRLEVLEEIPAGTVPSAHVVPGKSSRIMTGAFLPGGADAVVMVEHTRQHAEGVEILKSVTPGQNVRYRGEDVKQGQQVLFAGAEIGPGEIGLLAAFQRSQVAVRRRPAVAILSTGDEVVDIDEQLTPGKIVNSNSYSLAALVRACNGRPVNLGIARDSEAEISKAIRSALRADIVLSTGGVSVGDYDYVKKVLEDLGTDMRFWRVKMKPGKPLAYGLLQGKPFFGLPGNPVSCMVSFLLFARPAMRKMMGYGPHDWRLPTVQAELENDLTAGGDRRHYLRARITCTGGRFYASTVAGQGSGMLSSMTGTNGLVVVETGVTSVPRGSEVQVLLMGAAGFGAAGTSDGTIQGAAGKDSP
- a CDS encoding molybdopterin molybdotransferase MoeA, translated to MISVIEARDTILDRIRPIGVERVDIASARDRVLAEDVHATRNQPPWDNSAMDGYAVRAEDTVPSSPDSPAELEIVEDLPAGYVAKRAVGPGQAIHIMTGAPVPDGADTIVRAERSLRLDERRVRILQAVEPGTDLRRAGEDLCEGDLIIPSGMLVRPAEVGLLASTNRSQVSVYRRPRVAILSTGDEIVDVDEPLEDGKIVDSNGYALSALVADAGGIPLRLGICPDTQDALEEALRDGILADAVITSGGVSVGEYDYVKAALEAVGTSMAFWKVSMTPGRPLAFGSIDDTILFGLPGNPVASMVTFELFMRPALLKMQGYTHIYRPTIKALLLEDITKSLGRKQFIRVTLQKRDDQYYASRTGEQGSGILRSMSIADGLAVSHEDQELMPAGQEIEVMLLGGYSGLSSARNY